The proteins below are encoded in one region of Mya arenaria isolate MELC-2E11 chromosome 15, ASM2691426v1:
- the LOC128218863 gene encoding monocarboxylate transporter 13-like isoform X2, producing MYAIGPIASMLSIKYGFRPVIIGGGLLTSAGLCLSYFATSLYYLFFTFGLLTGAGLGIVYIPSISAISYYFDEKVTLASGIAASGVGVGNIVYPALIRWLVNKYDWKQSFLILGALSLHICVFGALIKPVKRLEITEKQPILDITPFKKKGYVLLCVNVFLYCCGISALYVHLVAHAETIGFDADHSAALISGLGLANLIGRFAYGAIAQHPRCNAFVLYGGSFILSGIFICLIPATTNYWVILIFALCFGLLSGCFGTLLVPILISLLGLHRFANGYGCLLIFMAAGQLIGAFLAGAMYDFTGTYTFAFVVGGALAIVSGFVMIQPYCYVKHQNKHDVIGEIEVEEKNALADSVDFNPLSFRSHRDIINMTVSLESLSAVKRILDIQRSRLSLNVPKNNVDMNGVAKLRNRGKPVNKAVQALKVFGSTDTV from the exons ATGTATGCTATAg GTCCCATTGCGAGTATGCTGTCCATCAAGTACGGGTTCCGTCCAGTCATTATTGGTGGTGGCCTGCTAACTAGTGCCGGCTTGTGTCTCAGCTACTTTGCTACATCGCTTTACTATCTCTTTTTTACATTCGGTTTGCTTACTG GAGCAGGTCTTGGTATTGTCTACATTCCGTCTATCTCAGCCATATCATACTACTTCGACGAAAAGGTCACTCTTGCATCCGGTATCGCAGCTTCCGGCGTTGGCGTTGGTAACATCGTGTATCCTGCTCTTATCCGCTGGCTTGTGAATAAGTATGACTGGAAACAGAGCTTTCTTATACTTGGCGCTCTTTCACTGCATATATGTGTATTCGGTGCCTTGATAAAACCCGTAAAACGATTAGAGATTACTGAAAAACAGCCAATTTTGGATATAACtccatttaaaaagaaaggGTACGTGTTGCTGTGTGTAAATGTGTTCTTATATTGTTGCGGGATATCGGCTCTGTACGTACATTTAGTTGCGCATGCGGAAACGATCGGGTTTGACGCGGACCATAGCGCCGCTCTCATATCAGGACTTGGATTAGCGAACCTAATAGGACGCTTTGCGTATGGCGCTATTGCTCAACACCCAAGATGCAATGCTTTTGTTCTCTATGGCGGATCGTTTATTTTGTCTGGGATATTCATATGTCTTATACCTGCAACGACCAATTACTGGgtaattttgatatttgcacTGTGTTTTGGGCTGCTCTCTGGGTGTTTTGGAACACTTTTAGTCCCCATACTTATCAGCCTTTTAGGCCTTCACAGATTTGCCAATGGATACGGATGCCTTTTAATCTTCATGGCGGCAGGTCAACTAATCGGAGCTTTTTTAGCAG GTGCAATGTACGATTTCACTGGAACCTACACGTTCGCCTTTGTAGTAGGAGGTGCATTGGCCATTGTCAGTGGTTTCGTCATGATTCAACCATATTGTTACGTAAagcatcaaaacaaacatgacgTCATCGGTGAAATTGAGGTGGAAGAAAAGAACGCTCTTGCAGACTCAGTTGATTTCAACCCGCTGTCTTTCAGATCACACAGGGATATTATTAACATGACAGTGTCGCTTGAAAGTCTTTCAGCTGTGAAAAGAATATTGGACATACAGAGGTCAAGGTTATCTTTAAATGTGCCGAAAAACAACGTGGACATGAATGGTGTAGCAAAGTTAAGAAACCGCGGCAAGCCGGTAAATAAGGCTGTGCAGGCTCTTAAAGTGTTCGGCTCAACCGACACCGTATAA
- the LOC128218863 gene encoding monocarboxylate transporter 13-like isoform X1: MRPSDDVDRGWAWVVAACSFALHVMTYGLAWSTGVYQVIFLEAFVQPKSVTAWAGSLPTAVMYAIGPIASMLSIKYGFRPVIIGGGLLTSAGLCLSYFATSLYYLFFTFGLLTGAGLGIVYIPSISAISYYFDEKVTLASGIAASGVGVGNIVYPALIRWLVNKYDWKQSFLILGALSLHICVFGALIKPVKRLEITEKQPILDITPFKKKGYVLLCVNVFLYCCGISALYVHLVAHAETIGFDADHSAALISGLGLANLIGRFAYGAIAQHPRCNAFVLYGGSFILSGIFICLIPATTNYWVILIFALCFGLLSGCFGTLLVPILISLLGLHRFANGYGCLLIFMAAGQLIGAFLAGAMYDFTGTYTFAFVVGGALAIVSGFVMIQPYCYVKHQNKHDVIGEIEVEEKNALADSVDFNPLSFRSHRDIINMTVSLESLSAVKRILDIQRSRLSLNVPKNNVDMNGVAKLRNRGKPVNKAVQALKVFGSTDTV, encoded by the exons ATGCGTCCGTCTGATGACGTAGACAGGGGATGGGCATGGGTGGTTGCGGCTTGCTCGTTCGCTCTTCACGTGATGACGTATGGACTCGCTTGGAGCACAG GTGTATACCAAGTGATATTCCTGGAAGCGTTTGTTCAACCGAAGTCAGTCACGGCCTGGGCAGGCTCGCTCCCAACTGCTGTCATGTATGCTATAg GTCCCATTGCGAGTATGCTGTCCATCAAGTACGGGTTCCGTCCAGTCATTATTGGTGGTGGCCTGCTAACTAGTGCCGGCTTGTGTCTCAGCTACTTTGCTACATCGCTTTACTATCTCTTTTTTACATTCGGTTTGCTTACTG GAGCAGGTCTTGGTATTGTCTACATTCCGTCTATCTCAGCCATATCATACTACTTCGACGAAAAGGTCACTCTTGCATCCGGTATCGCAGCTTCCGGCGTTGGCGTTGGTAACATCGTGTATCCTGCTCTTATCCGCTGGCTTGTGAATAAGTATGACTGGAAACAGAGCTTTCTTATACTTGGCGCTCTTTCACTGCATATATGTGTATTCGGTGCCTTGATAAAACCCGTAAAACGATTAGAGATTACTGAAAAACAGCCAATTTTGGATATAACtccatttaaaaagaaaggGTACGTGTTGCTGTGTGTAAATGTGTTCTTATATTGTTGCGGGATATCGGCTCTGTACGTACATTTAGTTGCGCATGCGGAAACGATCGGGTTTGACGCGGACCATAGCGCCGCTCTCATATCAGGACTTGGATTAGCGAACCTAATAGGACGCTTTGCGTATGGCGCTATTGCTCAACACCCAAGATGCAATGCTTTTGTTCTCTATGGCGGATCGTTTATTTTGTCTGGGATATTCATATGTCTTATACCTGCAACGACCAATTACTGGgtaattttgatatttgcacTGTGTTTTGGGCTGCTCTCTGGGTGTTTTGGAACACTTTTAGTCCCCATACTTATCAGCCTTTTAGGCCTTCACAGATTTGCCAATGGATACGGATGCCTTTTAATCTTCATGGCGGCAGGTCAACTAATCGGAGCTTTTTTAGCAG GTGCAATGTACGATTTCACTGGAACCTACACGTTCGCCTTTGTAGTAGGAGGTGCATTGGCCATTGTCAGTGGTTTCGTCATGATTCAACCATATTGTTACGTAAagcatcaaaacaaacatgacgTCATCGGTGAAATTGAGGTGGAAGAAAAGAACGCTCTTGCAGACTCAGTTGATTTCAACCCGCTGTCTTTCAGATCACACAGGGATATTATTAACATGACAGTGTCGCTTGAAAGTCTTTCAGCTGTGAAAAGAATATTGGACATACAGAGGTCAAGGTTATCTTTAAATGTGCCGAAAAACAACGTGGACATGAATGGTGTAGCAAAGTTAAGAAACCGCGGCAAGCCGGTAAATAAGGCTGTGCAGGCTCTTAAAGTGTTCGGCTCAACCGACACCGTATAA